A genomic region of Pirellulales bacterium contains the following coding sequences:
- a CDS encoding SEC-C metal-binding domain-containing protein: MEVLEQIWEVIGNFFTALSRGLERGITSLFGSSNARYIKKIQPRIDAITALESKYQSMSDTELKQQTTLFRQRLIQGETLDELLTEAFAVCREAGRRFLGMRHYDVQLIGGMVLHSGSIAEMITGEGKTLVATLPAYLNALEGKGVHVVTVNDYLARRDMEWMAPVYLNLGLTVGAIQSGMDAAERQKAYACDITYGTNNEFGFDYLRDNMRPAARDDYHFPKHVQQVQGPLHFAIIDEVDNILVDEARTPLIISGPAHDDVSKYSKADKISRQLVKDTHFEVKEKEHTVVLTDEGVRAAERLAGVESFYTAGNMEWPHLIDNALKGHHLYKRDVNYVIEEGEIIIVDEFTGRKMPGRQWSDGLHQAVEAKEGVRVKEETQTLATITLQNFFKLYKKICGMTGTAMTEANEFWKIYKLDVISIPPNRPMQRINHPDVIYLTEKDKFNQVAIEIERIHKWDTVELADGNWLVGTIKAENDQEITFDDKDNRELRTIARSKIEILQKRGRPILVGTVSIEKSERLSALLERRGIPHEVLNAKQHKREAEIVAQAGRKGAVTIATNMAGRGTDIILGGNSDAMAWAKLQDKYPTRLEVPRDEWDALIKKIEEHEQTKAEAAEVKALGGLHIVGTERHEARRIDNQLRGRSGRQGDPGSGRFYLSLEDDLMRIFAGEWVKSVLTRLGMKEGEAIESRMVSRRIEGAQKKVEERNFDIRKNLLEYDEVMDEQRKRVYSYRQRILDGNNCKQLILEMIDRQIEYNLNVFLDKDYGAETFAKWAGNLLSVELEPREFRNLDYQTAQQQAKDEAERIAESQAFDAVEENLPQTNEEDWNWEALAKFSNSRWKTNFRDRDLKKIGRDAVSGFLLEQAREAVRQIDLSEGARFLEPDLGVKTACGWAHYKFGIMINPDDVRELEPSAFVDLARQKAREAYETKEAEFPVMAGLLHFTTRDASGQKRYDRDQLVGWARDRFQVDLTFDGLKNKQQDEIRSVLVEHSRANLRAALEKQAEIQRPINDIFDISSNGHAEQNGTALTVRTIHGAGWRETKPVQVLLEKLKTYDSQFPDEQIGQLDQAQLQTQAALVVDDHFRPEMRRLERNLVLQILDAAWKDHLLAMDHLRSSVSLRGYAQIDPKVEYKREGMQIFETMWTNIGDRVTDLIFRMEQLDEGFVGSTWKETAAVHEEAPPTTAIGQQQQSAIDNMQGDKKIEPIRNRSEKVGRNDPCPCGSGKKFKNCCMRTRQT, from the coding sequence CGCCAGCGCTTAATTCAGGGCGAAACCCTGGATGAATTGCTGACCGAAGCGTTCGCGGTTTGCCGCGAGGCGGGACGCCGCTTTCTGGGAATGCGGCATTACGATGTGCAATTGATCGGCGGCATGGTGTTGCACAGCGGATCGATTGCCGAAATGATTACCGGCGAAGGAAAAACGCTGGTGGCCACGTTGCCGGCATACCTCAACGCCTTGGAAGGCAAAGGCGTGCACGTTGTGACCGTGAATGATTACCTGGCCCGCCGCGACATGGAATGGATGGCGCCCGTTTATTTGAACTTAGGCCTGACAGTGGGCGCCATTCAATCTGGCATGGATGCCGCGGAACGACAAAAAGCCTACGCTTGCGACATCACCTACGGCACCAACAACGAATTCGGCTTCGATTACTTGCGCGACAACATGCGGCCGGCGGCGCGCGATGATTACCACTTTCCCAAGCATGTCCAGCAAGTGCAGGGACCGCTCCATTTTGCCATCATCGATGAGGTCGACAACATCCTCGTCGACGAAGCCCGCACGCCACTTATTATCTCCGGTCCCGCGCATGATGATGTTAGTAAATACAGTAAAGCCGATAAAATCTCGCGGCAACTGGTCAAAGACACACACTTCGAAGTCAAGGAAAAAGAGCACACGGTGGTGCTGACCGACGAGGGAGTTCGAGCGGCGGAACGGTTGGCGGGCGTGGAAAGTTTTTACACGGCGGGCAACATGGAGTGGCCGCACTTAATTGATAACGCACTGAAGGGCCATCATTTGTACAAGCGCGACGTGAATTATGTTATCGAAGAGGGCGAGATTATCATCGTCGACGAATTCACCGGCCGCAAAATGCCCGGCCGCCAGTGGAGCGATGGCCTGCATCAGGCCGTGGAAGCCAAAGAAGGCGTGCGCGTGAAAGAAGAAACGCAAACGCTGGCCACAATCACACTGCAGAATTTCTTTAAGCTGTACAAAAAAATCTGCGGCATGACCGGCACAGCCATGACTGAGGCGAATGAATTCTGGAAAATTTACAAGCTGGATGTGATCTCCATTCCGCCCAATCGGCCGATGCAGCGGATTAATCATCCCGACGTCATCTATCTGACAGAAAAAGATAAATTCAATCAGGTGGCCATTGAAATCGAACGGATCCACAAATGGGATACCGTCGAACTCGCAGATGGCAATTGGCTGGTGGGCACCATCAAAGCTGAAAACGATCAAGAAATCACTTTCGACGATAAAGATAACCGCGAACTCCGCACCATCGCGCGCTCGAAGATCGAAATTCTGCAAAAGCGCGGCCGACCCATTTTGGTTGGTACCGTATCGATCGAAAAAAGCGAACGGCTCTCCGCGCTTTTGGAACGGCGCGGCATTCCGCATGAGGTGCTCAACGCAAAACAGCACAAGCGCGAGGCGGAAATTGTCGCCCAAGCAGGCCGCAAAGGGGCCGTGACGATTGCCACCAACATGGCCGGCCGCGGCACCGACATTATCTTGGGCGGCAATTCCGACGCTATGGCCTGGGCTAAGCTCCAAGATAAATATCCCACGCGCCTGGAAGTCCCCCGCGATGAATGGGACGCCCTGATAAAGAAAATTGAAGAGCACGAACAAACCAAGGCCGAAGCGGCCGAAGTGAAAGCTTTGGGTGGCCTGCACATAGTCGGCACGGAACGGCATGAAGCACGCCGCATCGACAATCAGCTCCGGGGCCGTTCCGGCCGCCAGGGCGATCCCGGTTCGGGCCGGTTCTACCTGTCGCTGGAAGACGATCTGATGCGCATTTTTGCTGGCGAATGGGTTAAGAGCGTGCTGACACGGCTGGGCATGAAAGAGGGCGAAGCCATCGAAAGCCGCATGGTTTCCCGCCGCATTGAAGGCGCGCAGAAGAAAGTCGAGGAGCGCAACTTCGATATCCGCAAAAACCTATTGGAATATGACGAAGTCATGGACGAGCAACGCAAGCGAGTCTATTCCTACCGACAGCGGATTCTCGACGGCAACAATTGCAAGCAACTGATTTTGGAGATGATCGACCGCCAGATCGAGTACAATCTAAATGTCTTCCTCGACAAAGATTACGGCGCGGAAACATTCGCCAAATGGGCCGGCAATCTACTTTCTGTGGAATTGGAGCCGCGCGAATTCCGCAATCTCGATTACCAAACTGCTCAGCAACAAGCAAAAGACGAAGCCGAGCGCATTGCTGAATCGCAAGCATTTGACGCGGTCGAGGAAAATCTTCCGCAAACTAACGAAGAAGATTGGAATTGGGAAGCGCTGGCCAAATTTTCCAACTCACGCTGGAAAACGAATTTTCGCGACCGGGATCTGAAAAAAATAGGTCGTGACGCCGTATCCGGATTCTTGCTTGAGCAAGCCCGCGAAGCGGTGAGGCAAATCGATTTGAGCGAGGGCGCCCGCTTCCTGGAGCCCGATCTTGGCGTGAAGACTGCCTGCGGTTGGGCTCATTATAAGTTTGGCATCATGATCAACCCTGATGATGTCCGCGAACTGGAGCCGAGTGCATTTGTCGACTTGGCGCGCCAAAAGGCCCGCGAGGCTTACGAGACCAAGGAAGCCGAATTCCCCGTGATGGCGGGCTTGCTGCATTTCACCACCCGCGATGCGTCCGGCCAAAAGCGCTATGACCGCGATCAATTGGTGGGATGGGCCCGTGATCGTTTCCAGGTTGATTTAACGTTCGACGGTCTGAAAAACAAGCAGCAGGACGAAATTCGGTCTGTTTTAGTGGAGCACAGCCGCGCCAACTTGCGTGCCGCCCTGGAGAAACAGGCAGAAATTCAGCGCCCGATCAACGACATTTTTGACATTTCTTCAAATGGTCATGCCGAACAAAACGGCACCGCATTAACGGTTCGCACCATTCATGGAGCAGGCTGGCGCGAAACCAAACCCGTACAAGTGCTGTTGGAAAAGCTCAAAACTTATGATTCCCAGTTTCCCGACGAGCAAATCGGCCAACTGGATCAAGCACAGTTGCAAACTCAGGCTGCACTGGTGGTGGACGACCATTTCCGGCCTGAAATGCGCCGCCTGGAACGAAATCTTGTGCTGCAAATTCTGGACGCGGCTTGGAAAGATCACCTGTTGGCGATGGACCACCTGCGCTCCAGCGTGTCATTGCGCGGCTATGCTCAGATTGACCCCAAAGTCGAGTATAAGCGCGAAGGCATGCAAATCTTCGAGACAATGTGGACGAATATCGGCGACCGCGTTACCGATTTGATTTTCCGCATGGAACAGTTGGATGAGGGCTTTGTTGGCTCCACATGGAAAGAAACCGCTGCCGTACACGAGGAAGCGCCGCCGACCACTGCAATTGGGCAGCAACAGCAATCGGCCATCGACAATATGCAGGGGGATAAAAAAATTGAGCCCATCCGCAACCGCAGCGAAAAGGTGGGCCGCAATGATCCCTGCCCCTGCGGCAGCGGGAAAAAATTTAAAAACTGCTGCATGCGAACACGCCAGACATAA